The genomic stretch AAAATCTTTATCAAAAGATATTTTGACTTTCCCATCAAGTAGACCAATTTTTCTATTAGCAGCGGTTTTTGGATGAATCGGAACGATCATAGCGATTGTATTCTTATTTTTGCCAAAAAGAATTCCAACTTTTTCACCTTTTTTAACGGACTCAAGAACTTCCGAAAAATGTGATTTCAGTTTACCAACGGAATAAGATTTCATAACACTTTTATTTTAATGTAAGTTGACAAGTTGTCAAGATAGTAATTGCTGCTCTATTCGAAATTATTTTCCATTTCGCAGAACATGGTTTCTCTCTTTTATTAGTCTGCGTTTTCAAAATCTGCTGCCGTTAGTGTCCAAGTTTG from Leptospira congkakensis encodes the following:
- a CDS encoding type II toxin-antitoxin system Phd/YefM family antitoxin is translated as MKSYSVGKLKSHFSEVLESVKKGEKVGILFGKNKNTIAMIVPIHPKTAANRKIGLLDGKVKISFDKDFSITEEEFLNI